The window AATCAGATACCTAATTATCCAAATACGCAGATTCCTAGGATCACCAAATTCCAGTAAACCAGCGAGGGTTTTGCACGCTTATGTTTCTTCTTTTCATATCTCCTTGTTTGCTTCCTTAATGTAGAATCTACAAGGAGTAAGGGACAAGTAAAATATGTGGTTCCTGAAGACTAGCTCTGCCTTATATATCCATATCTATGTGTCCTTTCTAATGACTAATTGATCTTATCACAAATTCTGTTGTTGTAGTTGTGATATGCACCATGGGCAGGACTATTCAAGTGTCAGGATTTGCATTAACTGACAGTGCCGAGTATGTCAAGGATTTTTTGGAGCGAATTGCCGGTGCTGGAACCATCTATGCTCTCAAACTCAGGCATCCAAAGAAAATCACTGCAACCTCAAAGGCTTTTGCTATAGTTCAGTTCCAGACACAGGAAAGTGCTTCATTGGTTGAAAATGTGGCCCAAAGAAATGTTCTCCGGAGTGGACGCTTTTATCTGAAAGTCAGACCTGCTGATCGTGACATTGTTCCAAGACCAAGAATTGCAATGTTTTCTCTAGATGATGCAGTGCTGCATTTGGGTTGCTTGGTTAAGGAAAACATTCTATCTGGCCTTTTCAGTGCAAGGAATGTTTCGGTTCAATTTGGATTTGATATGAAAAAGATTTACTTTTACATCTCCTACAACCTTATTAAATATAAACTTGAACTTTCTTATGAGAGTATATGGGAGATGCAGCTTCATCGTCCACCTGCTTATAGGTCACGGACAAAGTTCCTTTTGTTTCAGGTTGGTTTCTTGTACAATGCACCTTTATTGGACATTTAACTGCATTTTTTTTAGGTTCTACCTTCTTAATCCTCTGAAAGATACAGAACTAAGTGATGTAAGCATTACTGAGTACAAGAATGGGCTATTTCTTATGTCTGTCTTATCTTATACATCTTCCTGCTTTCTTTGTACAAGTCTATATATTGTACACCTTTTAGTTTAAGCAATCTTTTCCTTTTTATGGCTATATCTTTTCCGACTACAAGAATGAACTGCATTACCGACTAATTGATGAGTTATTTCTTACTAATGTGCTTGTCTTcgcattttccttttattttttgtatttttgtctATGAACTGCACACCTTTTTCATTCAGGCAACCTTTTCTTCTTATGGCTCTATCCTTTCTAGTATACTGGGAAATCCAGTCAACAAAGATTATGTTTAGCATATTTCTAATTCCTAACATTACACCCATCCAATCAGTGATCCACCATGGTAGTCACTAGTCAGTTATCAATTTTTCAGCTACTTAGAAATGCTGCTATTTGGTGAATGTTTTGAGCTTTAGAGTTCAAATGTATTCAAAACTTTTGTCATGTTTCAGGTTCAGGCAGCCCCTAAAATTTATGAATTGCTACCACGCCGTTCAGGTCTTATGTATGAGGATCCTTTCTTCAACTGGTTTAGGGATGACACAGATGAACAATGGACCAGGACAATTGATTTTACTCCATCAGCTAGCATCGGCCAATCATCTATTCTCTGTCTGGAGGTGCCACAACAGTGTGAGCTCCCAAACATTGCTGACTACTTTGTTTACTATAAAGAGCACAATCTTGACTTTGAATGTCAGAAAGGGTATTCATATTCATGTGGTAACTACTTTGTTCCAATTGTGAAATCTCCTGATTACATAGAGGTCCCTTATGAGATACTCTTCAAAGTCAATAATTTGGTTCAAAATGGGACACTCAGTGGGCCAACAGTTGATGACCATTTCTTCCATTATGTTAGCCCAAAATTTATACCTATTGACCATATAAAGCGCGCACTTTTAAAGATGTCATATCTGAAAAGCACCTGTTTGAATCCAACAAATTGGTTATCTGTGCAATACTCAAGAATTCGGAAATTGCGCTATGCACTGCAAAGATCATCTAATATTTCTCTGGGTGATGGATTGGTTTATGTCCACAGGGTGCAAGTTACCCCTGCTAAAGTGTATTTTTATGGACCTGAGATAAATGTCTCCAATCGTGTTGTACGGCATTTCTCTGCTGATTTAGATAACTTCCTTCGGATTTCATTTGTTGATGAGGACTGCGAGAAGCTCCGTTCGGTTGATTTATCACCTCGTTCTGCTTCTGGAAATGATGCAAGGAGAACTGCTCTGTATAATAGAGTTCTGTCAGTCCTTTCAAATGGCATCAGTATTGGTGACAAGCACTTTGAGTTTCTTGCCTTTTCCTCAAGCCAGCTCCGAGATAACTCTGCATGGATGTTTGCTTCTCGGCCAGGATTGACTGCGAGTGACATCAGGAAGTGGATGGGGGACTTTTGCAATATCAGAAATGTGGCAAAATATGCTGCAAGGCTTGGTCAATCTTTTAGTTCCTCAACGGAAACTTTAAAGGTACACAAGTATGAGGTGGAAGAAATTCCAGATATAACAAATGGCACGAAATACATATTCTCTGATGGAGTTGGAAAGATCTCAGCTAATTTTGCACTGGAGGTGGCTATGAAGTGCAAATTGAAACGCTTTGCTCCTTCAGTTTTTCAGATAAGGTATGGTGGttacaaaggtgtcgtcgctgTTGATCCAAGATCGAATCGTAAGCTTTCTTTGAGAAAAAGCATGTCAAAGTTCCAGTCTGAAAATATCACTCTCGATGTCCTTGCATACAGCAAGTACCAGCCCTGTTTCCTGAATCGACAGTTGATTACTCTTCTATCAACACTCGGAGTTAGTGGTAATGTCTTTGAACTAAAGCAGGAGGAAGCTGTCAGGCAGTTGAACAGAATGGTAACCGAACCACAAGCTGCTAGTGAAGCAATTGAACTTATGCCCATGGGAGAAGTGACTAATGTAGTTAAGGAATTGTTGTCGTGTGGCTACCAGCCCGATCATGAACCATATCTTTCCACGCTGCTACAAACTTTTAGAGCATCCAAGCTGCTAGaactgaaaacaaagtcaagaATATTTATCAAGCATGGGCGGGCAATGATGGGATGCTTGGATGAAACCCGCACACTGAATTATGGCCAGGTATTCATTCAAGCTTCTAACCGTGCAGATGACCATGACAAATTTGTTGTAACAGGAAAAGTAGTCGTAGCCAAAAATCCCTGCCTCCACCCCGGTGATGTACGGGTTCTCCATGCTGTCGATGTTCCTGATCTGCACCACATGTTTGACTGTGTTGTCTTTCCACAACAGGGACCAAGGCAAGTATTTTAACAATATACTGTCATGTTTTCTAGTAATTTTCAACAAGCTTTTTTCTTGGAACGTGTTAATTCTTGGTTTCATATGTTTTCACCAATAGAAATCTTTTGAATGTAACTGCATGCCAAGTTAATAGTTTCAGATTGCTTAACCTTTTCATTAGTTAGTTTGGTATTACTTATGGATATGATGCTGTCTATTTATGACTCATGTGGATGCTAATCCTTGCACTATGACCTTTCTTCTCTAAATCTTGTTTTTTAAAATAACTCTAAACCCTTTTCAAATTCTGGTATTCATGGATGCAGGCCGCACCCCAATGAGTGTTCAGGAAGTGATCTTGATGGGGACATATATTTTGTTTCTTGGGATCAATCTCTGATTCCACGTCGTATGGTGGATCCTATGGACTATACTCCAGCGCCTGCAGAAACCTTAGATCATGATGTTACAATTGAGGTAGTTTTTAATTTAAAGCCATTCATCTTCCATGGCATTGTTACTAATAGTAACAGTTGAATCtgttggagagaataattgtgtctattcctccaaatcctagaagggtgggatatatagtttctGTACATAAGCCTCTAGatgagcctctatacatgggctcacatatacaccaacacccccccgcagtctgaactaccggcgcagcggtgttcaagactggacaacaagaaagccaacaacctctcgcagtctgaacaaccggcgcagcggtgttcaagactggacaggaagaaagtacaaagggcaaatacctcCCCGCAGCCATAACTAGCCACCGGcgacgttgaggctggagcgaaactccaaGAACGTCGAGGAGGGaagacccttggtgaagatgtcggcaaactgggaggtggtcgggacatggagaacccgaacatcgccgacggcgaccctgtcgcgcacgaagtgcaagttgatctccacatgcttcgtccgctgatgctggacggggttagtggagagatacacggcgctgacgttgtcgcagtagacgagcgtgctcttggcgagcgggctgtggagctccgccgagAGCTGGCATAGCCAGAACGCCTCTgtcacgccgttagcgacagcccggtactccggctcggcactggagcgggagacaaccggctgccgcttggacgaccaggagaccaggttgccgcccaggaagacggcgtagccggaagtggagcggcgagtatccggacagccagcccagtcagcatcggtgtagacaaccagctcagcagaggacgagcggtgaagaaccaggCTGAGGTCCACATTGCCatggacgtagcggaggagacgcttcagcgcagcaaggtgtgactcccggggatcatgcatatggaggcagacctgctgaacagcgtaggtgaggtccggcctggtgaaggtgaggtactgcaaggcaccggccagactccggtaggcagtaggatcagccactgGATCCCCCAGGTCatcagacagcttcgcctgagtgtcgacaggagtggagcagggcttgcaatcagtcatcccagcccgctccagaatgtcaagtgcgtactgctgctggtgaaggagaagaccagacgggcgaggctcaacagtgacgcccaagaagtggtagagttgaccaagatccttcatagcaaactcctgctgcagagaggagatgacgcgccgaagcaactgctgactggaggctgtgagcacaatgtcatcgacatagagcagcagatagtcagtctcatccccacggcggtagatgaagagagacgtcagacttggcctcggtgaaccccaatgtcagcaagaacgtggcgaaccgagaataccaagcccgaggagcctgtttcagaccatagagagacttgttgagccggcagaccatgtccggacgactggagtccacaaattccgctggctgagagcagtataCTGTTTCTGACAGAGTGCCatgaagaaatgcattcttcacatccaactGGTGCACATgccaagagcgagagagcgcaagcgagaggaccgtgcgcacagtagcagaCTTCACCACTGGattgaaggtctcatcatagtccacaccaggccctgggtgaaaccccggagaacccagcgagccttgtagcgctctagggtgccgtcagcccgacgcttatgcgtccagatccacttgcctgtGACCACATTgccaccagacggacgcggtacgaggtcccacgtctggttagcaagaagagccgcgtactcttctatcgcgcgacgccagtgaggatccgccaaggcgtcgcagacagaggagggtaccagaGAGACCCGCGGTTCtacctcggtggcggagagagccacggcctgagacgccatctgccgagtcaccatgggatggatatgccgaggatcccgatggacggctggcgggtggtacaccgccggctcgactcgagagcgaggcggcggaggcggcggcggcgacagctcCGGTGAAGGcatcgcaggagcctccggagtcggaggcggcgccgaacgacgctggtacacctgcaccggctgagcgtaccgcgcaggtgcagggtgaggcaccggggccgcgcgtggcataGCAGGATACCCCGGGGCCGCGCACGGCACGACAGGTctgggggccgcgcgtggcacgaccgcgggcaccggggccgcgcccgGCGCAGCAGGGGTCACcagaagcggtgccggtgcatcgggaaaacctgcaggaaaagggcagacaggtaacggtggctgaaccaccgggtcagtcgaaaACAGTGAATctagctcggggtcaggagaaggtgtggaggaggtggagtaaggGAAATCTGACTCGTCAaacacgacgtgtcgggagataaGGACTCGACGataggtgaggtcaaagcatcagtaccccttgtggtcaggggagtacccgaggaacacacgagtcgagcggggcgccagcttgtgagaagcggtggcggaggtgttagggtaacacgcacacccgaagacccgaaggtggtcgtagcgaggaggggtaccgaaaatagcgtggtgtggagtgggagcaggagaagtagtggacggaagacggttaatcaagtaggtggcggtgtggagactctcagcccagaagcgcggggggcaaagaggcctggatcagaaaggtgcgcacgacgtcattcgtcgtgcgaatcatccgctcagccttgccgttttgaggagaggtatacggacaagacatacgcagctgaacaccccgagagaggaagaaggaacgggaggtggagttatcgaactcacgcccgttgtcgcactgaacggccttaatggtgaggccgaactgagtggacacctaggcaaagaagtgga is drawn from Panicum virgatum strain AP13 chromosome 1N, P.virgatum_v5, whole genome shotgun sequence and contains these coding sequences:
- the LOC120657169 gene encoding probable RNA-dependent RNA polymerase 1, whose amino-acid sequence is MGRTIQVSGFALTDSAEYVKDFLERIAGAGTIYALKLRHPKKITATSKAFAIVQFQTQESASLVENVAQRNVLRSGRFYLKVRPADRDIVPRPRIAMFSLDDAVLHLGCLVKENILSGLFSARNVSVQFGFDMKKIYFYISYNLIKYKLELSYESIWEMQLHRPPAYRSRTKFLLFQVQAAPKIYELLPRRSGLMYEDPFFNWFRDDTDEQWTRTIDFTPSASIGQSSILCLEVPQQCELPNIADYFVYYKEHNLDFECQKGYSYSCGNYFVPIVKSPDYIEVPYEILFKVNNLVQNGTLSGPTVDDHFFHYVSPKFIPIDHIKRALLKMSYLKSTCLNPTNWLSVQYSRIRKLRYALQRSSNISLGDGLVYVHRVQVTPAKVYFYGPEINVSNRVVRHFSADLDNFLRISFVDEDCEKLRSVDLSPRSASGNDARRTALYNRVLSVLSNGISIGDKHFEFLAFSSSQLRDNSAWMFASRPGLTASDIRKWMGDFCNIRNVAKYAARLGQSFSSSTETLKVHKYEVEEIPDITNGTKYIFSDGVGKISANFALEVAMKCKLKRFAPSVFQIRYGGYKGVVAVDPRSNRKLSLRKSMSKFQSENITLDVLAYSKYQPCFLNRQLITLLSTLGVSGNVFELKQEEAVRQLNRMVTEPQAASEAIELMPMGEVTNVVKELLSCGYQPDHEPYLSTLLQTFRASKLLELKTKSRIFIKHGRAMMGCLDETRTLNYGQVFIQASNRADDHDKFVVTGKVVVAKNPCLHPGDVRVLHAVDVPDLHHMFDCVVFPQQGPRPHPNECSGSDLDGDIYFVSWDQSLIPRRMVDPMDYTPAPAETLDHDVTIEEIEEYFTNYIVNESLGIIANAHVVFADKEPLKAESEPCKELAKLFSVAVDFPKTGVPALIPPELHVKEYPDFMEKLDKVTYESSGVIGRLYREIKKHTPHIKHFTRDVARRSYDTDLIVDGYEDYISEAIEFKEEYDFKLGNLMDHYGIKSEAEIISGCILKMAKNFTKSSDADAIRLAVRSLRKEARSWFSEMSTGEDGISQDAIEAKASAWYHVTYHPQYWGSYNEGYDRPHLISFPWCVYDRLLCIKQRRNFLRKMEPDLAFLLNNMNQNLRFH